A genomic segment from Octopus sinensis linkage group LG4, ASM634580v1, whole genome shotgun sequence encodes:
- the LOC115210643 gene encoding calmodulin isoform X2, whose translation MADQLTEEQIAEFKEAFSLFDKDGDGTITTKELGTVMRSLGQNPTEAELQDMINEVDADGNGTIDFPEFLTMMARKMKDTDSEEEIREAFRVFDKDGNGFISAAELRHVMTNLGEKLTDEEVDEMIREADIDGDGQVNYEEFVTMMTSK comes from the exons ATG gCTGATCAACTTACAGAAGAACAGATTGCTG AATTCAAAGAAGCTTTCAGTTTGTTTGACAAAGATGGAGATGGGACCATCACAACGAAAGAGTTGGGAACAGTAATGAGGTCACTTGGTCAAAATCCCACAGAAGCTGAATTACAAGATATGATAAATGAAGTAGATGCTGATG GAAATGGAACCATTGATTTTCCTGAATTTTTGACCATGATGGCCCGAAAAATGAAAGACACAGATAGTGAAGAAGAAATCAGAGAAGCATTCCGTGTCTTTGACAAAGATGGAAATGGTTTCATCAGTGCAGCAGAATTGCGTCATGTAATGACAAATTTAGGAGAAAAGTTGACGGACGAAGAAGTTGATGAAATGATCAGGGAGGCAGATATTGATGGTGATGGCCAGGTTAATTATGAAG agtTCGTTACAATGATGACTTCCAAGTAG
- the LOC115210643 gene encoding calmodulin isoform X1: MADQLTEEQIAEFKEAFSLFDKDGDGTITTKELGTVMRSLGQNPTEAELQDMINEVDADGNGTIDFPEFLTMMARKMKDTDSEEEIREAFRVFDKDGNGFISAAELRHVMTNLGEKLTDEEVDEMIREADIDGDGQVNYEEFVTMMTSK; the protein is encoded by the exons gCTGATCAACTTACAGAAGAACAGATTGCTG AATTCAAAGAAGCTTTCAGTTTGTTTGACAAAGATGGAGATGGGACCATCACAACGAAAGAGTTGGGAACAGTAATGAGGTCACTTGGTCAAAATCCCACAGAAGCTGAATTACAAGATATGATAAATGAAGTAGATGCTGATG GAAATGGAACCATTGATTTTCCTGAATTTTTGACCATGATGGCCCGAAAAATGAAAGACACAGATAGTGAAGAAGAAATCAGAGAAGCATTCCGTGTCTTTGACAAAGATGGAAATGGTTTCATCAGTGCAGCAGAATTGCGTCATGTAATGACAAATTTAGGAGAAAAGTTGACGGACGAAGAAGTTGATGAAATGATCAGGGAGGCAGATATTGATGGTGATGGCCAGGTTAATTATGAAG agtTCGTTACAATGATGACTTCCAAGTAG